The Rhipicephalus sanguineus isolate Rsan-2018 chromosome 4, BIME_Rsan_1.4, whole genome shotgun sequence DNA window GTTCAATAACTGTTCCGCGACCCGATAGAAATCTGTCCATTTAGGAGCACACAACGCTCCTGGTGGTAAAAACTTATCACGACAACTTCAACTCCGTTTTCCTACTGAGCAGTTTCGTCTCGAATGCATGAGCTCCGCCTACTACTTTCTTTGTGGCGTTGGTGAGATTTGAAGATTGCTTCACGCCTGAAAAATtgcatctcccccccccctccgctccccttcCTATTTTGACAGAAATATTGTGTTGATGAACAGTACACCTATGCAGCAGCGTGTTAAATTCATGAAGTCCACTGCTCGCTGTTTACGCCGACATGCCAACTCTagttaatgcgcatgcgcagaatttGACGTCGACATCCTTATCTGTGACCAGCGAAGAAGGCTGAGGACAGTGTGGGCAAAGGGACGCGCGCAAAGAGGGCCTCGCTTGCACATGCCGTGTGACTTGAGGCATGCGTCTATTTGACAAGCCAGCAGCCACTGTGAGGAAGGggaatttcactggaagaattaCGCCGTTAGATAATACGTAGCATCTTTTGGGACCGCTCCTATTTTTGATCTATATTATTGATCTTCGTAACTGTCTGTGCTCCACTAATTCcattttgtatgccgatgacactaCCATATTTACTTCTGACAAAAGCATTTCACTTATCGTTGACAAGCTAAGCAGTGACTTGAAAAATGTTTCAGGTCGGTGCAGTGCTAACTTGTTAACTATTAACGCAACCAAGACTAACTTTGTAGTATTTTCATCGCATCAAAAATATTCAGCATCCTTTCCTTCTTTGACTTTTGGCTCGCACTCTATTTCTCCCAGTCCCTGCTCATCTTTTCTTGGAATTTCTCTTGACTCTAACTTGAAATACATAGATCATATTTCTCACATCGAAAAGAAAATAGCATACGGTATCCGCGCCCTAATTAAAACTCGTTCATACTTCACACGTGCCACATTACTGTCACTCTACTACTCATTcgttcattctcatattaattatgGTATAATGTGCTGGGGTAACACCTATAACACTCATTTCGCTACCCTTCAAGTATTACAGAACCAATCCATAAGAATCATTACTAACAGTTCACGTTTTTCTAACGGTAAATGCCTACTTCATGATAACAACATCTTAACCATTTCAGAGCTCCTCAATTACAACTTAGGTATCATATTCTATAAATACATGACCAAGGCACTACCTCCAATCTGCTTCTCATCTACTCACCTGGTTGCCCATAGTAATACTACATTTGCGTGTAACAATAACGTTCTTTTGCCTAAGGTACGAACTAATTATGGTAAACTGACTGCTGAATTTTCATCAGTATCATCATGGAATACACTATCAGCTTCTATAAAAATGCAAGAAACTTGCATCAATTTAAGACAGAACTAAAATCACACATTATGCATGATTAGTATTACTGTTCCTTTCCATAGCTTCACCTTGTTTCAATGTCCACATTTCTTGTATTACAGCTATTTGTATTCTTTTTCAGTCATACTGCCTGCATTATTCATCGTTTCATATTGCTTTATTGtgtatattttgttttcatttatatatatatatatatatatatatatatatatatatatatatatatatattttcaatGTTCTGCTGCAAACGTGTTTAGTTTATACTTTCAATTATTGCTTATGTTGCCTCTAACACTGTTTTACCACAATTTGCCCTTAacaggaggtcccgatacagtctttgactttgggacctccttttgTATACTAAACACATGTAACATTCTTGTATTCGTATCCataaaaaatctgaaaaaaatatgaaaaaaaaacctcGCATCAATTATGCTCTATAGGTAAGATCGGTAAAATGTTGGAAACTAGTGTGCGCTAAAGTTGCTAAAAGAAATGCCAGGCTATCGGCTGTTAATCGTGGTAGAAGACGCGAAAGCACTGAACACGCAGCAATGGCCACTCATTGCTCCATCCGTCGTTTTCATTTACGGAACTTCACAAAATTTTCATTTACGCAAGGACAGCTATATACCGAAGATAATCAGAAGATCTCGGCAAAAACGcaccgttttatttatttatttatttatttatttatttatttatttatttatttatttatttatttatttatttgaagaaCTGCAAGTCTCTTCAGATATTATAGCATGGAATGCACCAGAAGAAAGTCATACATGCTTAACTTTTATACATTACTAACCGAAGAACAAAATATTAAAACAGTTTATTAACACCGACTTCATCGCAATACATGTAACTTTAAAGTATTCTAAAACACAAAAGATATATACATCAGTAACATCGCGTAGGCTCAGCACTTAGCGAGATTAACGATACTACAATGTAATTAGAGCTACTTGTGAAGCAAACTATTCATTTTCAATCATAGTTGCAAACTTGCCTAAATGATTATTCGTTAGTTACTGTGGGTTGCAATGAGTTCGAGCCTTTAATAGTTGGAACGAAAAAAGAATGTCTGAATGAATTAGTGTTGTAAGAGTACTCGGTTAGTGTACGGAAGTGCTTTGGAAAAGGTACATACGCGGCGGTGGACATTCATTGCCACATCGCCATCACAATATCCCTCGGGAAGCCCGGAAAGACGACGCATTTTGAAACTCACCTACGCGCACGTGCTCGCACAAGCGAAAGCCATATAACGGGCGCGCAATCGTTCAGAGatcaagagacagagagagatagagaaacattGCGTCATACCTACAACACTGCTTCACTGATACAAGAAACAACACAAATGACCATTAAGTACTGTTCATTTTGCCTTCGGAATAGCAGCACGAAAGTCCTCTACGCTTACCATTACTTGTCCAGGCCGCTGTGGTGACGACGGCCATGATAACATTCCAGCCGGCTTCCATCGCGATCGGCGATAAACGGGTGCATGTTAGGCGGCAGAATGGGCCACTTATGTTTTTCTCGGGTGCCCGGCAGCGGGTCCTGTCTCGCCACCCGTACGCCACGCCGGCAACGACCTTGAGAAACGGGCTCTGGGATGTCTCATGTATTGCAGCACGTGGTTGCGAGTAAGCGCCTATttctccagtttttttttctatataaaCTGCTCAGCCACGCCCACCAATCAGAGTCGTCCGGTGGGCGCTAGTAATTAGGAGTCAGTGAGCTCTACCTGATCGCCTTCACTTcatttttaccttttttttatggTTATGCATATCGGCTACTGGGCGAAACCTTCTAAGTACAGTGTTACCCTTTTGCTGTGGCGAAGCGGCACCATCACTATTGCCACGTCTGATCAGCAATGTCAATGAGGCGGCATCGAACGCGATATTCTTATTTCCTCTGTTTGCTGCTTAACTCGCGGGAAAGCAATCGCACACTTGTGTTTACCTTACTCCATGATAAATTGCCGCAGTTAGAGTGGCATTGCCGCCGCcctttgtttattttctttcgaTCGTTCGAGGAAAGCTTACGTCCACGCCTGTCGGCGTTCTCCGCGCGGCTAAGCCATGAATCACAACCGCTTATAATGGCTGTGTGGCTAGCGTGTGCATCGGAACTTCGTTCAACAGCCGTTTAACTTCAGTAGTGTAAGCACGCGTACTCTTGCTTCCATAGCGAAGCTACTTGCCAGCTTCGCTGCAACAATATCATTGCAGTTTTATCCATTTAACGAATGCCCACGTGCAACATTCCAAGAATACAGTGGTAGGAACTAAGCCTTTGTGACCACTGGTTTCCGGCCCACTTCGTATTTTTTACCACGGGTGAGCAACTATCCGCTCTAAGAAAGTTCTAACGAGCCTCCGATTGCAACGCCTTGCTATGTTTAACAGGAACTTACTGTGAGGCACACGTTGTGATCTACGCGTTGGAAGAAACCACTTTCTTGCGTCAGAAACATAATAGCCAGTCTTCGCCTCCTTAAAAAGCCTTCAATGTGCCGCTTATTTAAAAACAAAATGAGCAGGCAGCAATTTTTGAACAGTAACTGCACGCTTCTGATTGCCGCGATTTCAAATTTGAACCAATTGTTACTGACGAGTCACTGTACAAGGTGAAGAAGCGCTATGATGTAATAGTGAGATGCAAAGGATGAGTTTGGTGCTGATCATGAGCCTTGATagcatctggggttttacgtgccaaaaccgcgacatggtattgcggcacgccgtagtagagggctcctgaaatttcgaccatctggtattctttaatgtccaccgaagtctaagcacacgggcctctagcatttcgcctccattgaagtgcgaccgccgcggccgggatcgaagccacGACGTTCGGGTCAGGAGCCGAGCCCCGTAACTCCTGCCCTATCGAGGTGGACGATCCAGAGCCTTGAGGGCTAGACGTATACGTCTAGTCCTATTGAGCGATATCACCGTTTCTTTGTATACGAAGGAACGGTGCTAGCGCGCGAGTTCTTGCTTAGCCAGAGCTAAACCGTGAGCTAATTTTCTTGTCTTGAGAACcttttagcgcaaactaagacagggacacagagggaggaaacaacaccagcgctactatcatCAGTCACTGCGCTACTATCATCAGGTGAAGCTGATTCAGCGCAGAGAAATACGAGGACAGAAGAACGCACATTTGACGCACAGGCGCTACCATAACAATATGCGCATTACAACATGCGTCTCaagtgtgccttttttttttgcgccgttgCTGATTGAAGATGCACCAACAAGGCCACATAGCCAGCCTTGTCAATACAGTTCTTTAGTTTCATTCCACAAGCGTATtcagcttttctttttcaacGAGGCTGTAACAAACTGCAAGGAAACATTGCCTCTCCGCTAGATGGCCGCGCATGTCTCGAAAATATGTAGTATCTTTCAAATATCTACTATTGTGCTGTGAATTACTGCGATAGCGTTCGTACTGATTAATCTCATTTGAAGAAAAATACTGTTAACACTGTTACATATATCCGGAAATACCTATAAGACAGAATAAATCGCGATGTTGTACTTACCTCAGCACGCGTCGCCCGCCTCGGCGATGCCCTCTGAGAAAACCCCTTAATGTTGCACCTTCAGCATATTAGCATTCGTTTATTTTAGCAAGCAGTGCGCTGTAGCGTCATCAAGCGCATCACGTGATAGTGCAGATTCGTCGAATCTCTTTCCTCGGAGTATTTGGATCCATGTATGGCGCAATGAAGTCGTCGATGTAGTGAGACACCCTGGCGAATAACAGTGGATAGTCCGATGCATCGCCGCACGTGTACGGCCCGGAAGTCACGAGGCCAAAGAGTGTCCAAATCCCATCCTTTTGGTGTACTAGGGGTCCACCACTGTCACCCTGTAAAGGGATgtagaagcgaaaaaaaaattaggcaacttcgcactaatggtgccaagcctcaaggaagcacgcagctgggcggccttctttgtttctctttgtttttctgtttctttcattatccctttctttcttttgctctcttccctcttttttttctacgtcttttttgtctctgattatttctatatttttctttctgtccctatctatttctttctctttcaatcaATGTTCAGGAAGTATTTTCAATGTGTTTTCAATGTTCAGGAATTCTTGCCGGGCACCTTTCAAGTTATCCCTCGTCTTCTTTCAGTAGACCTCCTAATGTAGAAGCAGGACTCCTTAGCAGGTCACTGCAATGACGCACTGATTGTTCGCTGCCCTGCGATATAATTTACATGCCATAAAAGCGTGCCTTTCTTAGTATTGTAACGTTACAAGAAATTAGATGCGGAGAATGTTTCATACATTGAGGATGGCAGCATCGTCACGGAAGGTACACGTATTAAAAGTACGGTGGTTCTTTTCATTAAGTTACTTTTCTGACATCTCACGCTGTCATGCACAGATCTCGCCAAAATCTTCATGAAGAGTATTGTGCTTGCGATAATAGTCACATAAATATCCGTCTGTGGCAAACGGATGGCTACAGTTCTAAGTAATTAGGAAAGCACTTACGAAGCAAGATGATCCGTAGTCGTGACTTCCGCAGATCAATTCCGGCCTCAGTATGGCACATGTCGATTCGTTTTGAGGAAGCTCTTCAGTTATCGCTTGCTTCAGTTCTCTCGACTTTTCAATGAATTTTCCTCCTGTGTTGGCAGGCGAAATGAGAATGTACATTTTAGGCAGAAACGTGGCTGGTTCACTCCCTAACGGTcattagagggacactaaaggtaaacattaggtcgacgttgattgttgaaatagcggtccagaaacctcgtagtgctacttttacgccaaggaagtgcttattttgcaataaaatcacgttttagtggtccgcatcgcgttagcgcacttcaaatcacccgcctgaaagcggtatttcgcacgtcactgttgccgtgcccaatattgcccgcctttactgcgcggcggcgtgcaccatttgggcatccggcaacatcacatgcatgcggtattttgtcgaactttctgtcagagcgacttttacgagcgtgcaaaacacacgcggcagtacgcgatcgaaactaccactgagatgcaacagcgtgagcgaagcagggcaccgagcgaagcgcagttcggcgaaaatggaacttttgaaccacgcgcgccgttccccatgacaacgccaaagaggttcttttttccatgaatcaaacagaaacgaacaagcagcattttattacgtgtcttgatgaacgaaaggttctttttttttattgcagctagtttgattactagtgattaattgtattcagactctcccacgtcatcgggatcacttccaaaatgtcccactcgtggcgctcattgagtgatacatttagcttaatttatcggtaagcagggcactgctgttgataatactgccgttttagacgttgtcatacattgagctttcactctgacataaattgttatttgcctttagtgtccctttaactaaacGAGCTCGTCTGGGTAATGTCATAACTTTTCATTGAAATCTTTAGGTCTAATTTAGCAGTCGATTTATTAGCTTCAAGGAATGTCCAAGGAGAATGGAAGCACCCCTGCGTCTAACTAAGCATGTGTTCTTCGATTTGCCGTCCTCCCTACTCAAAGTGCAACTGCCGTTGCCACAACCGTACCGGCTATTTCAATAAGGCAGGGCAACGAAATAGCCAGAGCGCCACTTCTTCGGTGCAGGTATGTTGAAACAATTCCATGTTGATTAAAAAGGACGCGAAGGTACATGATATTCCTAGTTTCACGTTACTTGGTACCCACAGGCCAAGCAAATCACATAATTGCAGCCAACTATAAACCCGTACGACAGCCGCCACTGCATGTATGCCCCACTGAAGACAGTGCGACCGTGCGCTCTTCATTGTGAGGACGGACAATCAAGGATATTCTTCGAGGACCATCGTTTCGGAAAGAAATTTTTGGTTGAATGTCTTTTCAGATTACCACCAAACACGTCTTGCCTGTATAAAGTTGAAAGTCCGTTTGGTGGTCTTCAGATCAAAGTGTGTCTTCTATATTTTGGAGGGACATAACTCCGGGGGCTGCTGTTCTAGTTAAACATAGAAGGTCTCTATTTTTCTTTGACTCTTGTACACCTATAAAATTTTGTTAAGGAATGCACTCTCGTGCGAAGGCAAGTGTTGGGCTTGACAAATGCAAGATTTCATTTCCTAGCTTCCTAGAGCTTCAAAATGTTCCAATAATTTCCGCTTTCATCGCGCCAGCATTGAGCCATCTATGTCTCATTGACCAAAAGATTGAAAGTAACCTCGATGACCACGCTTTGCAGAGTTTCCTTTACGTGGATGATTGCTTAGTTTTCGACAGAAGGCATAATTTTCATAGATCCACGGTTGACTTTGAAGGTGTTTAAGGAACGGAGACAAGCTCTCAGATTCGTCTTTGAAGTTCAGAGAAAGAAACGTCATTGCTTTTCGATCACATGCTCGATTTCATGACAGATCATGTCGGCCATATCAACTGAGGTCAAAGGAGTCTATTATTGACTTCAGTTCAGGTCGCTCTTAATTGACAAAACAATGTATCGCAGCTTCCGCCATTAGATCTGCAAACAGCAAGAGCTGTCCCCATATTATGTGTGAGAGAATTGTAAATCAGTAgaaaaggctgcatgatgcagGCTATATGAATTCAGTTATTTTTATGACTCGCGATAAGTTGCTTCGGCGAATCAAGGCGCGGCTCTCGCGAAAAAGCACTAATGAGGAAGATTTGAGTCGTTCTGTCTTTATCGCATCTCTCCGTTTCGTTTTCTTTAGTAGATTAATGAAGCGTGCATTAAGTTCAGAACCGATGTTGCCTTTTTGAGTGAAATCAAGCTAAAGGCAATTTGCTAGGCGATGAATAAGGGCGTAAGTAACAGAGTCAAACTGGTCAAGGCTTCGGTATGAAACATGGGCTCAGCATTGTTCCTTGCATCCTTAAAGCGGTTTATTCGGTCCCATTAACATGCGGTCGTCCGCATATAGGTCAAGCAAGGCGTTGCTTGGACGTTGGTTTCAGGGAACTCCACAGTTGTTTAAAAGGTTTTGGCATTCGCACCTGTCTCTACGTTTTCGTGAATATGTGTCGCTCGCTTTTTGATAAAAGGAACGAGTTTCGGACACTGAAAAAATTATTAGGAGAGACTATGTATGCCTTTTTTGCAGGTAAAAATGATGAAAGTGTGCTAGCCACCCGTTCATTGCTTTAATGGATAACACAGTTACCCTCTAAGATTGTGTATAAGGGCCTTCCGTAGCCCCGTGCCTAATATCTTGGTTACGATTAGTTTGTCTTGTTCATGGCGTGTGTTCCTCGACGATGCTGTCCACTATGTTGCGCGGTGTGTTTTCGAGTTGATTTTAGGTGCAAtgcagcttatggcgggggctttgtccctcactcccgcgtcccgcggcgtccacccccAACTGCGCAtccgcgtcccctctccctctctctcctcccctacgcccccccccccctcattctcCTCTAGGAATACCGAGCGGCGCGCGTCCCCCCCTCTCtcatcctctcctacgctctccctTTCTCATCTAGGAATCCTCTaatctacggagcggcgcgcacgacaggtggtatgaaagctgcatactccgctgggggcgccgcagtagttccgcggtatgaaaacgaaggagcgcgcgcgcctcattctctctcctgtgcagcgccgcgatgagcgctcgggccgctgccgcgaaacggaAGCAGCGACGCGGCGATCCCGAACTTCGGGCTCGAGCagccgaaaggaaacgtgaaCACCGGGAAGCGGACCTTCAACTccgggctcgggaagccgaatcaAAACGTAAAAGTCGTGTGGCGTTGTCTCTCTTCTCTTATGCAATCTCATTCGTTCtctcaataaaattacaccatcccccgctcaagctaaccatctccccactgcttcgcatccacagacGGTTCccattagcgggagatggtgtacttttttTTACCTGTGGATATGAATGACAAAGGTCGGGTCGCTCGCGAGGTAGGCTAATCTTGTATTTGTGTTTGTGGTTTCTGTCAATAAACTTGAGCATAAAGTCAGAGGTGTGTCGCGTGTCTGCTTTTTTTTGCTTCGTCCTCATTAGTCACGCTCTAACCAAGATGACTCTATACCAGCTCCCCCAGTGTTCCATCTTACAGTACCCGTTATCACGGAACGAAATAATTGAGATTATTACTTAGTTCTACAGCATTTTTTGTGAAAGGTTTAACGCTTAAACGAGTACTGCAAAACTTGAATAATTATTATTTTCTATATATCGTCAAATTTAAGGTATCGTAATAAGGTGCACGGAAAGACCGTGAGCAATATGATATTGGTAACATTCTTAGAATCCCCACATAAATTTTCAAAGCTCGCCAGAGTCAGCAGAAATATCCTGAATAGCAACACACATCAGACATATGGAAATATACGCAGCATATTCAAGCACTGTGATAACATTGTGCCTCACTTGATGTGGAACCCCATCCCGTGACGTAGTACTTGGATCCCACTGGCAGCGCCTCCTTGTGGCTGGGAAGACACACTGGAGATATCGTTTTTGTGAAAGTCACGGGGTCCCGTAGTTTGATGATAGCAATATCAGACGAGTTGCGCTGATACGTtggaagaggagaaaaaaaaagcgacagggTAAGTGCGGGTAGATATTTCTGGAATGAGTACATGAGGACGGATTGTGCAAGAATTGAATGGTGAgcagaaataaaataataattagtTCACTCTGTCAACTAATTATTTAACAGTTCGTTTTCGTTATTCTTTTCCTGTGCTATATGATGCTAAAATGTGAGACAATAGGGCTTAAAATTCAGGTTATAGATATTTAAGAAGTTAACTGCCGAAGACGCACCTCCGGCACGTCAGTTCCCTTCATAAATTCAATTAATGATTTGTTCTTACAACCAGCCTCACTGAAAATGTCAACTCCATTCTCTAACTCCTTTAGCACTCAAGGTAATATTTTCTTTACCCTACAAACAATTTGCTACTACATCTAAACAGACGTTGAATCAATTCAATGCGCCACGGTGAGCACTTGCAGCAAGCTGTATATAAAGCATCGCATACTGTCCGGGGTGAATGTATACGTGGCAGCAAAGACACAGTAGACGAAATGTGTTCCACTCAGCTCAAGAAGTAGAGAAAATGACTACATCGAGTAGAAAATAACGGACAGCAAAGCGCAGGGGCATTCACGTTTGCAGAGTG harbors:
- the LOC119390734 gene encoding chymotrypsinogen B, translated to MLDPDDRIYGGYSAVPGSWPWQAGVYTHRYQHFCGGALINDRYILTAAHCVWSKTSTSVRVHLGAYARRTVDNTEVIYKVEEVCAHPSFKPSQRNSSDIAIIKLRDPVTFTKTISPVCLPSHKEALPVGSKYYVTGWGSTSRGKFIEKSRELKQAITEELPQNESTCAILRPELICGSHDYGSSCFGDSGGPLVHQKDGIWTLFGLVTSGPYTCGDASDYPLLFARVSHYIDDFIAPYMDPNTPRKEIRRICTIT